GAATCGTCACCGTGAAGGTGGTGCCCTCGCCGACCGTGCTCGCGACATCGACCGTGCCGCCGAACAGTTTCACGAGCCCCTGCACGATCGTGAGCCCCATGCCCGCGCCTTCGAAGCGGCGCGTGCGTGACGCGTCGAGCTGCGTGAACTCCTCGAAGATCCGCGGAATCTGCGCAGACGGCACGCCCGGCCCCGTATCGCTGACGACGAAAACCAGCAGCCCCGGCTGCTGCCGCAGCTCGACGCGCACGGTGCCGGTTTCGGTGTAGCGGATCGCGTTGGTGACGAGGTTGTTCACGATCTGCCGGATCCGGTGCGGGTCCGACTCGACGAGCCCGCTCGCGCCGCTCGCCTCGCTTTCGAGCTTGAGTCCGCGCCCCTCGGCGGACATCGTGTGTTCGTCGACGATCGACGCCAGCAGCTCGCGCGGCTCGAAATGCTCATGCCGCAATTCGAGCTTGCCGGCGCCGAGGCGCGCGTAATCGGTCAGATCCTTCATCTGCGCTTCGAGATGGCGCGCCGCGGTTTCGAGCCGCTGGATCACCTTGCGGTCGGCCTCCGTGTGATAGTTGAAGCCGAGCAGTTCGATCGACGACACGATCGCGTGCAACGGCGTGCGCAGCTCATGGCTGATCATGCCGAGAAACGCATCCTTCGCGAGGCTCGCTTCGCGCGCCGCGCGGCTCGCCTGATGCTCGGCTTCCAGCGCCGCGCGCTGCTGATGCATGAGCCGCGTGCGGCGCCGTCCGTTGAGCACGAGCAGCAGCGTCGCAGCCGAGGACAGCAACAGCAGCACCAGACCGCCCGCGAACAGCATGCGGCGCTTGTCGATGAAATCGCGGTTCATCGCCTCGCGGTCGGCGACATCGGCGAAACGGCGCGACAGCGCGAGATCGTTGACCTCGTTCCAGTGCTGGCGCAGCTGCTCGTCGATTCGCGCGGCACGGGCGCGGTCGTGCGGCAGCACGTCGATCTCTGGCTGAATCTCGTCGAGCACATGCTCGAGCACCTTGATTTCGTCGAACTGCCGTTGCAGCAGCGCGAGCTGCGCGGAGAGCCGCTGCGTCGAGCCGGCCAGCACGCGCAGCTTCGATTGCAACAGCTGGAAGCGCAGCAGCAGCCGCTGATAGTCGTCGTCGGCACCGGATTCATACAGCAGCAGCTGGTTTTCGAAGCGCGTGTAGGCGATCTGCAGTTGCGCCGCGTCCCAGTAGAAACCGTCGTAGGTGCCGGTCAGCTGCTCGGTCGCGCGCGGGTTCAGCAGGCCCGCGTAGAGCAGATAGCCGATCGCGCCGGCGGGCGCCGCGAGCGCCATCAGCCAGATCAGCACATACAGGACGTGCCGCCATGGACGGCGCGCTATTTGACGATGAGGGCCTTGATCTGCCATACGAATTTCGAGTCGCCGACCGCGCCCGTCAGTTCATCCGGGAAAGCATCGCGCGGGTAGATCAGGAACAGCGGCCCGAAGTCGCTGAGTTTCAGGCGCTGGCCGTTCATGCTGTACGCGACGATCATGCCGTAGCGTGCGCAGTCCGCCACCGGCACGGTGTACGTGTAGTCGTCGAACGTGTGGAACTCGATCTGGGTGCCGTACGAGCCGACGATCTTCAGGATGTCGGCGAGCCTGGGCCCGGTGAACGTCGAGCGTGGCGTCCAGGTGGTCGAGGTCGTGATCGCATGGACGGGCAGCGCGAGCAACTGGGCCTCGCTGAAGTGATAGACGTGATGCGCGGCGTCGTTGGTCTTGGCGATCTTGCCTTGCACGTCGAGCGACAGCGTCGGCGACTGCTGCCCGGCCGGCTGTGCGGACGCGCAACAGACAGTCAGCCCAACGATCAGCCCGGTCAGTCCCATCAGCCAGCGCGTCCGCCAGCGAACAGAGGTTGCCCCGGTAGCATTACGCAGCGTTGCAATCACGTTGGCCATTACCTTTTTTATCCGTTTTTCGGTTGATGCGCCGGACTGCGGGCGGCGGCAGGGCCTGCCGATCTCATTACGCGAAGTATTACGCCGTGCCGTGCCGTCAAACGCGCATCACCCCGACACGCGACCTTTGACCCGCATGCATAATATCGCCAAAATCCGTGATCTCAAAAACGGGGAACCCCGGGGCGTCGCGCCGGCGCGTCAGCGCACCGCGCTTGCGTCCCCGCGGACCTTCGCCTTCCATCGCGCCGCGCTGCGCCTCGAGAGCCATGAACAAGCCGGTCCTGCCTCTGACGTACGAACAGCTCGATCACTGGATCGAATCGCTGCAACCCGCTTTGCTCGCCGAGCGTTTCACGATGGCGCTCGGGATTCTGCGTGGCGGCGCGCCGCTCGCGCTGATGGTGTCGCACGCAGTCGGCACGCCGGTCGCGTTCCTGCGCTACGACCGCCAGACCCGCGCGGTCGCATGGGATTCGACGCTGCCGGTCCCGCCCGCGGGCTCGAAAGTGCTGCTGTGCGAGGACATCGCCGGGCGTGGTTTTACGCTCGTCGATTGCATCGCGTTTCTGCAAGCGCACGGGCTCGAAGTCAAAACGCTGACCGGCGCGGTCGATGATCTGAGCCGTGCGCAGCCCGACTACGCGATCGATGCGCGCGGCTACTTCGCCCTCTTTCCGTGGGAGCGCCAGGCGTACACCGAGCGCTACCGCGACGACTGGGCACGCGTCGAAGCCGGCGCCGCGCCCGCGATGGCCAACGATCACGAATACGCGGCGTACGCGATCGACCTCGACGGCATCCTGCTGCCCGACGTGCCGCTCGCGCGCTACGACGAAGACCTCGCCGCCGCGCTCGCCGAGCGTGACGCGCTGCTGCCGTTCGAGGTGCTGCCCGGCATCGACCTGCAGCACGTGCGCACGATCATCACGGGTCGCCCGGAGATGGATCGCGCGCGCACCGAAGCGTGGCTCGCGCGACACGGCTTCGCGCACTTGCAACTGGTGATGCGAGCGCCCGGCATGCACGACGACAGCCCCGCCGGCGCGGCCGCGCACAAGGCGAGCGCGGCGCTGCGCGCGGGCGTTACACACTTCGTCGAAAGTGATCCGGTGCAGGCGCTGCTGATCGCGCAGCAGGCGCCGCTCCTGCGCGTGATCTGGTGGGATGCGCTGACGCGCACGGGGATGCTGGTGGGCGCAAGGGCGTGGAGTTGAGCGCCAGGCGCTGAGTGGGTGCGGCGTCTCGCCCGCCCCCTACTTCTCCTTCCCCTCGGGCAGCTGCAAATGCCGTGCGGTCCGCTGCGACGCGACGATGATCAGCTTCATCGTCGCGCGCGTCGCACCGACGAACAGCTTGCGTGCGCTGCGTTCGTCGAACGCGTCGAAATCGACCTCCGTGAAGATCACGCACGGCGCCGCCTGCCCCTTGAAGCGGTAGATCGACTCGACCAGCACGTCGCCTTCGCGATACTCCGGGTTGCCGAACAGATCGTATTTGCCGGTGAAACTACGCAGCCGATGCGGTCCGAGATGATCGAGCGCGGTCATCGCCGAGCCCTCGCGGCCGCGAAACGACAGCACCGCGATGTCCTGCTTGCGAAAGCCGAGCGATAGCGCCTGGGTGATCGCGCGCTTGGTCGCGTCAATACAGTTTTCGGCGGCCTGCGCTTCGTCGTAGACCGACACCGACACCTCGGAGCCGTCGAACGGACTGCCTGAGGCGAGCGCCGCGGCAAGCGGCGCCGACGCGCCTAGAACGTCGCGCAGATAGTCGAGAATGTCGCGCGGACTGCGGTAATTGGTGGTTTCCTTGAGCGTGGTCCAGCCGGGCAACGCGACCGGCTCGCGCATGTACAGATTCTGCAGTGGGTCTTCGAGCCACCACCACGCGCCGCCCGGCCGCAGCATCCGCTCGAGCGCGGCAACCCACGGCTGCTGGAAATCCTGCCCTTCGTCGACGATCAGCACGTCGAACTGCCAGCGCGGTTCGATCCGCGTGTCGGCGAATACGACCTCCAGTTGATCGAACACTTGTGCGGACTCGAAATCGGGCGCGCGGCCCGCGTCGCGCGCGATCCAGTCGCAAAGCTGGTGATAGTTCGCGACCTTCGCCTCCGGCGGCGCGACCCGCGCGATGTGATCTGCGAGCGGCCGGTTGAAGCACACATATAACGGCCGCTCGCCACGCGCGACCGCATCCTTCATCACCTGCACCGCGAGTTGCGTCTTGCCCGAGCCCGCCGTGCCGATCACGCGCAAACGGAACGGCGCGAATTCGAGCCGCCGGGCCCATGTCGCGAGTCCGCCCGCGAGGCGCGTGACGAGCGTGCCCGCCTGCCCCACGAGCGCGCTCGTGTCAGGCGTCAACGCGAGTTCGTCGGCAAGGAAGTGGTGGATTTTCGACGCGCAGGCAAGCCGCGGTTCGTCGGCCGGCAGCGCTTCGCGGATCGTCGCCGCGAGCCGCTCGCGCCGCGTCGCGTCGACGATACGCGCGGGATTCACGCCGGCGATCGCCGCATCCTTGACGACGTGATCGGGACAGTACAGCAGTTCCTCGATGAAATACGTGCCCGCGCCGAACGCCGCGGTAAAGCGCCTGTGCAGACTCTCGATCGTATGCGCGAGCGCGATCGCGACGTTGCGCTCGGTCTGCAGATACACCTTGACGAGCCCCTTCGGTGTTTCGCGCAGAAAGCCGGTTTTCTGCTCGATGATCATCACGCGCCCCGCGGGACTGACGATCACGAAGTCGGCCTCGCCGAACACCGAGAAATTCTGATTCAGGCGAGTCCAATGCACGCCGTGGTAGACGGTGTAGTCGGCGGGCAATGCCTTTTCGAGCAGCGCGAGCGTTTCGCGTTCGCGCGCCGCCGCGCCGGTCGCTTCAAGGCTCTTCCAGTCGTCGGGAACAATGCGGGCCATGCGGTGCCTTAGTGGGTTTGGATGCGTGTATTCAGCGCGCGATTCGGAGTGCGGTCATTGTACGCAACGTCATGCCAGCCGGACGGCCCGTCGCGCAAAGGCGCGCGCATCGTGTATCGTTACTGGCTGAACGCCGCGCATGTCGCGCGGCTTGCCAACTGTAAGAAAAAAGGATTTACCGGATGATTACGATCTGGGGACGCACCAATTCGGTCAACGTCCAGAAGGTCTTGTGGTGCTGCGACGAACTCGTGCTGCCGTTCGACCGCATCGACGCGGGTTTGCAATTCGGCCGCAACAACGAACCCGACTATCTCGCGATGAACCCGACCGGCAAGATTCCGACGCTGGTTGACGACGACTTCGTGCTGTGGGAATCCAACTCGATCCTGCGTTATCTGGCGACGCAATACGGTGAGTCGAGCCTGCTGTATCCGGCCGAGCCGAAACTGCGCGCGAGTATCGACCGCTGGCTGGACTGGTCGCTGTCGACGCTGCAGCCTGTGGAGCGTCCCGTGTTCTGGACGCTGGTGCGTACGCCCGAGGCCCAGCGCGACACCGTGAAACTCGCCGCCGACGTGCAGGCAGTCACCGTGCTGTGGCGTCTGCTGGATACGCATCTGCAAGGCCGCTTCTTTCTCGAAGGCGACAAGTTCACGCTCGCCGATATCGTGATCGGCGCGTACGCGAAGCGCTGGTTCGGCCTCGACGGTTTGCAGCGGCCCTCTCTGCCGAATCTGGAGCGCTGGTATTCGCGTCTCGCGACGCGCTCGGGGTTCAAGAAGTATGTGGACTTCCCGTTGACCTGAGCATGGCGCGGGTCGGCGCACACGGTTTCAGGTTTTCGCGCGACCCGCAAACTCTTCAACCTTGCCGGCAGGGCCCGCAACGATCAACAGATCGCCCGGTAGAACGACAGTGTCGGGCAGCGCGTGCTGGAAATTATCACCCGCGCGCTTGACGCCCACGACCATGACGCCAAACGCCTTCAGAACACCGCAATCCGCGAGCGGACGGTTGTGGGTCGGCACCGGGGCATGAATCGTGGCGACGGCAAATCCTTCGCCGAATTCGATGTAATCCACGATTCGGCCTGTAATCAGGTGAGCGATCCGTTCACCCATTTCCGCTTCCGGATAAACCACATGATGCGCGCCGATGCGATGGGCAATCTGGCCATGCTCCGGGGTCACCGCCTTCAGCCAGATGTCCTTGATCTGAACTTCAGTCAGGGCCATCACCGTCATCAGGCTCGCCGAAAGGTCGCTGCCAATGCCTACGATCGCATGGGGGAAGTCGGCAACGCCCAACTGGCGCAAGGTATTCACGTCGGTCGAATCGGCCTGGACGGTGTGCGTCAACCGCTCCGCCCATAACTGCACCCGTTGCGCGTCCCGGTCGATTCCCATGACCTCATGACCCAGTCGAACAAGCGATTGAGCCACGGCACAGCCGAAACGCCCCAAACCGATGACGACGACACTGTCGCCTTTCGAAAAGGCGAGCGAAGTCTTGAACAGGTCAGCCAACAATTGGATGCTCCTCGGGGTAGCTATATTGCGCGCGTCTCTCTACGAGCATGAGCGACGTCGCAAAGGTAATAGTTCCAACCCGGCCGATATACATCAGCGCGATGATCACGAACTGCGCCGGCGCGGGAAGGTCACCCGTGATACCTGTCGACAGACCGACCGTAGCGAACGCCGAAATAACCTCGAAGATGACCTGATCGGTAGGCAAATGGGTGATCGGCAGAATGACAAGTGTGCCGACCGTGATCATGAAGGCACCCAGCGTCACGACGGTAATCGCTTGCCTCTGCGCGGACACACTGACCCGGCGTCCAAACGCTTCGATATCGCTCAGCCCGCGGATCTCCGCCATCACGAGCAAGCCCAGAATGGCGACGGTCCCGAGCTTGACGCCGCCTGCCGTTCCCGCGCTGCCCCCGCCCACGAACATCAGTAAGTAATGCAGGGCCCAGCTGTCATGAGTCATTGCGCCGATGTCAACCGAGTTGAAACCGGCCGTGCGCGCCGATACCGAGGCGAAAGCTGCCGAAAGGAGCTTCTCTCCGAGCGGCATCGGACCCAGGGTCTTCGGATTGCTCCATTCGAACAGCAGCAGCGTAAGAAAACCACCCAGCAACAGCGCTCCCGTGACAATCAGGGTGAGCCTGCTGTGCAATGAAAGCCGACGCGCACCGCGCAGCTTTTCGCGCAGATCGTATAGAACCGGGAACCCGATTCCCCCCACGACGATCGCGACCATCAGCGGCACCAGCATCGATGCGTCGGCGGCATAGCGCATCAGACTGTCCGGGTGAATTGAAAAACCTGCGTTGTTGAACGCCGAGACCGCATGGAACAATCCATTCCAGGCGGCCTCGCCCCATTGGAGGTGGTACCCGAGATGAAGCCTGACCATCAGCCAGAGTGCTGTGATCAGTTCAGTGAAGAGTGTCACGACGAATACCAGTCGCGCTACGCCGCCAATGTCCCCTAGACGCAGAGCGTGCGTCTCGACCTGGGTGATCAGTTTCGCTCGCAACGGCAACGACCGGTTGACCATGAGTCCCAGCAATGTGGCCGCCGTCATCATGCCGAAGCCGCCAATCTGGAACAGCCCGAGGATGACCCACTGACCAAAGTTCGACCAGTAGGTGCCCGTATCGACGACGACGAGCCCGGTCACGCAGACTGCGGAGGTCGCCGTAAATAAAGCGGTCAGCCACGGCGCTGCCTCGCCTTTGGCCTGCGACAAGGGCAACCTGAGGAGAAGCGCCCCTGCAGCAATCGTAAACAGGAAGGCTAAGGCTACTGCCCGGGATGGGTGAAGCAGTTGTCTCATCGATACCCCGTCGAAACATGGCTAGAACCAGTCTGACAGAGGATAGGCATTTTTCGACAGTAAAGGCCCTATTTTTTCCCCAATTGCCGGGAATCCCGCTTCTCTCGACGCTTCGACCGGCGCGGCGCCGCCCCCCGCATGCCTCTATAATCGACGCATGAAAACCGCCAAGTCCGCCGCGACCGGTCATCCGGTCACTCCCACACGTGTCGCCCCCGCCGCCGATGCACACGATCATCATGCGCATCACGACGCGCAAGAGCCGTCGCACGCACACGGCTCGTCACAGGAAGCGGCTCTCGCACTCGCCGAGGAATACTGCCGCGAACGCGGCGAAAAGCTCACGCCGATCCGGCGCAAGGTGCTCGAGCTGCTGCTGAACTCGGGACGCGCGACCAAGGCCTATTCGCTGCTCGACGAAATGCGCCAGATCCACCCGGGCTCCGCGCCGCCGACCGTCTATCGCGCGTTGGATTTTTTACTGTCGGCGGGGCTCGTGCATCGGATCGAGTCGATCAATGCGTTCACTGTCTGCCATGATCTGACGCAATGCCAGCACGGCATTCTCGTCGTATGTCAGGAATGCGGCAGCGTCACCGAACTGCATCAACCGAAGCTGCGCCAGGCCCTCGTCGCGCAGATCGAGGACGCGGGCTATCGGCTCGCAAGCGACGAAATCGAATTGAAGGGACTGTGTTCGGCCTGTCAGGCGGCCAAAGCGGCCAGCGAGGCCGCGACGGTGGCCGTGGCGAAATAGCGGCGCGCCTGCCGCGAAGCATCAATGGCCGTGCGTGGCTTCCAGAGGCAGCGACTCCCCGCTGCGCGCCGGCCCGCCCCTCCGACACCCAGTTTCACGACAAGCGCTGCGAAGCGTCGATCACCCCGCCGCGCGGGCGTCGATCGCGTCGTGCAGCAGCGTCACGAGCGCTTCGGGCAACGCGGGTTTGGTCATGAAATGCTGGAAGCCTTCGCCGATGCTGCGCAGGCGGTAAGCGTCGTCAGTATGGCCGGTGAGGGCCACCGCCACCGCGGGCGAATGACCGCCGCAAATCTCGTGGTCGCGCAGCCGCTGGATCAGATAGAAGCCATCCATGGCCGGCAAGTCGAGGTCGCAGACGACCGCGTCGGGAAGCAAGCGCGTCACCGCTTCGACGCCCTCTTCCGCATCGGCGACCGCGCAAACCTTCGCGCCTTCCGCCTCGAGTAGCAAAGTCAACGATTCCCGGCTGTCCGGGTCGTCCTCCACCAGCACGATCGTAGCTTGATCGAGCCTCATTGCTGCGTTCATCGTATCTTGTTGCTCTGGAAAACCGGTTAGGCCATCGGAGACGGCCATTGTTTCACTTTGCTGATCGCCGCCGATTTGCGCGGCCAGGGTGTTGCTGTCCATGATTCCGACTCGATTTCGCACGCCGAGTTGCAGACAGGTCCGCGATTGTAAAGCATCGCTCGGCACCTTCCCGAGTACAACGCGTGCGCACGGTAACGCGTCAAAATTGCACGCCGATGAAAAAACCGCCCTCGATGCTTACCGCGACTTATCTGCTGACTGTCCGCAGTTTTCCGCGGCTCGCCGATTGCCGGCACCCGATGTTCCGGCGCGGTTCGCGCGAACCTCGTTCGCACGCCCTTTCTCCGCCCGGTATCGATTCTGTCCTTCGCATCCAATGTCACTGAGAGCATGTCGCGTGCCTCATTGCGGCGGTTCGTATTGCGCGAACAGAGGTGCCGCGGCGGTTGCAAATGATGCCGCGATGCTTTGGCGCCGGACTGCTAACGTGTGGCGCAGCGGCGCTATCATCGCGGGCGCGCATGCCCTTATCGATGTCCCCGCATTCCAACCCGAGGCAACCCGACACCATGTCTGCTACATCGCCCGCACTTTCCGCCGCGACGCTCGATATCCTCCGTCACGTCAGTACCGCCACGCTGACCACCCAGCTATTCAAGCGCGGCTTGCGCAACACGTTCATGCAGGGCGTCGCGCCGTTGGGTCCGCAGCGCGGCGCGAATCTGGTCGGGCCGGCGTTCACGCTACGCAACATCCCGTCGCGCGAAGACATCGACGTGCTCGAGCTGTTCGCGGACCCCGAGTACGCGCAGCGCAAATGCGTCGAGACTATTCCGCCGGGCCATGTGCTCGTGCAGGACTGCCGCGGTGAGCGCGGCAGCGCGTCGTTCGGTTCGATTCTGTCGCTGCGCTTACAGGTGCGCGGCGTTGCCGGCATGGTGTCCGACGGCCCGGTGCGCGACAGCGCGACGATCGCCGCGCTCGACATGCCGGTGTTCTGCGCAGGCGCCAGCGCGCCGCCCAATCTGATCCGCCATCACGCAGTCGATATCAACGTGCCGATCGGCTGTGGTGGCGTTGCTGTGTTTCCAGGCGACGTGATCGTCGGAGATGTGGATGGGGTCGTCGTGATTCCGCGGAAGATGGCCGACGAGGTCGCGCAAGCCGCGGCCGAGCAGGAACAACTCGAAGCGTTCCTGACCGAAAGAATTGGCGCTGGCGCGGTGCTCCCCGGCAC
The genomic region above belongs to Paraburkholderia sp. HP33-1 and contains:
- a CDS encoding molybdopterin-dependent oxidoreductase is translated as MANVIATLRNATGATSVRWRTRWLMGLTGLIVGLTVCCASAQPAGQQSPTLSLDVQGKIAKTNDAAHHVYHFSEAQLLALPVHAITTSTTWTPRSTFTGPRLADILKIVGSYGTQIEFHTFDDYTYTVPVADCARYGMIVAYSMNGQRLKLSDFGPLFLIYPRDAFPDELTGAVGDSKFVWQIKALIVK
- a CDS encoding phosphoribosyltransferase, with the protein product MNKPVLPLTYEQLDHWIESLQPALLAERFTMALGILRGGAPLALMVSHAVGTPVAFLRYDRQTRAVAWDSTLPVPPAGSKVLLCEDIAGRGFTLVDCIAFLQAHGLEVKTLTGAVDDLSRAQPDYAIDARGYFALFPWERQAYTERYRDDWARVEAGAAPAMANDHEYAAYAIDLDGILLPDVPLARYDEDLAAALAERDALLPFEVLPGIDLQHVRTIITGRPEMDRARTEAWLARHGFAHLQLVMRAPGMHDDSPAGAAAHKASAALRAGVTHFVESDPVQALLIAQQAPLLRVIWWDALTRTGMLVGARAWS
- a CDS encoding response regulator: MDSNTLAAQIGGDQQSETMAVSDGLTGFPEQQDTMNAAMRLDQATIVLVEDDPDSRESLTLLLEAEGAKVCAVADAEEGVEAVTRLLPDAVVCDLDLPAMDGFYLIQRLRDHEICGGHSPAVAVALTGHTDDAYRLRSIGEGFQHFMTKPALPEALVTLLHDAIDARAAG
- a CDS encoding ribonuclease activity regulator RraA, with the translated sequence MSATSPALSAATLDILRHVSTATLTTQLFKRGLRNTFMQGVAPLGPQRGANLVGPAFTLRNIPSREDIDVLELFADPEYAQRKCVETIPPGHVLVQDCRGERGSASFGSILSLRLQVRGVAGMVSDGPVRDSATIAALDMPVFCAGASAPPNLIRHHAVDINVPIGCGGVAVFPGDVIVGDVDGVVVIPRKMADEVAQAAAEQEQLEAFLTERIGAGAVLPGTYPPNEATKAAFDEWKKTRKI
- a CDS encoding potassium channel family protein, which codes for MLADLFKTSLAFSKGDSVVVIGLGRFGCAVAQSLVRLGHEVMGIDRDAQRVQLWAERLTHTVQADSTDVNTLRQLGVADFPHAIVGIGSDLSASLMTVMALTEVQIKDIWLKAVTPEHGQIAHRIGAHHVVYPEAEMGERIAHLITGRIVDYIEFGEGFAVATIHAPVPTHNRPLADCGVLKAFGVMVVGVKRAGDNFQHALPDTVVLPGDLLIVAGPAGKVEEFAGRAKT
- a CDS encoding glutathione S-transferase family protein yields the protein MITIWGRTNSVNVQKVLWCCDELVLPFDRIDAGLQFGRNNEPDYLAMNPTGKIPTLVDDDFVLWESNSILRYLATQYGESSLLYPAEPKLRASIDRWLDWSLSTLQPVERPVFWTLVRTPEAQRDTVKLAADVQAVTVLWRLLDTHLQGRFFLEGDKFTLADIVIGAYAKRWFGLDGLQRPSLPNLERWYSRLATRSGFKKYVDFPLT
- a CDS encoding TrkH family potassium uptake protein, coding for MRQLLHPSRAVALAFLFTIAAGALLLRLPLSQAKGEAAPWLTALFTATSAVCVTGLVVVDTGTYWSNFGQWVILGLFQIGGFGMMTAATLLGLMVNRSLPLRAKLITQVETHALRLGDIGGVARLVFVVTLFTELITALWLMVRLHLGYHLQWGEAAWNGLFHAVSAFNNAGFSIHPDSLMRYAADASMLVPLMVAIVVGGIGFPVLYDLREKLRGARRLSLHSRLTLIVTGALLLGGFLTLLLFEWSNPKTLGPMPLGEKLLSAAFASVSARTAGFNSVDIGAMTHDSWALHYLLMFVGGGSAGTAGGVKLGTVAILGLLVMAEIRGLSDIEAFGRRVSVSAQRQAITVVTLGAFMITVGTLVILPITHLPTDQVIFEVISAFATVGLSTGITGDLPAPAQFVIIALMYIGRVGTITFATSLMLVERRAQYSYPEEHPIVG
- a CDS encoding Fur family transcriptional regulator, translating into MKTAKSAATGHPVTPTRVAPAADAHDHHAHHDAQEPSHAHGSSQEAALALAEEYCRERGEKLTPIRRKVLELLLNSGRATKAYSLLDEMRQIHPGSAPPTVYRALDFLLSAGLVHRIESINAFTVCHDLTQCQHGILVVCQECGSVTELHQPKLRQALVAQIEDAGYRLASDEIELKGLCSACQAAKAASEAATVAVAK
- a CDS encoding ATP-binding response regulator, translating into MADQGPHRQIARRPWRHVLYVLIWLMALAAPAGAIGYLLYAGLLNPRATEQLTGTYDGFYWDAAQLQIAYTRFENQLLLYESGADDDYQRLLLRFQLLQSKLRVLAGSTQRLSAQLALLQRQFDEIKVLEHVLDEIQPEIDVLPHDRARAARIDEQLRQHWNEVNDLALSRRFADVADREAMNRDFIDKRRMLFAGGLVLLLLSSAATLLLVLNGRRRTRLMHQQRAALEAEHQASRAAREASLAKDAFLGMISHELRTPLHAIVSSIELLGFNYHTEADRKVIQRLETAARHLEAQMKDLTDYARLGAGKLELRHEHFEPRELLASIVDEHTMSAEGRGLKLESEASGASGLVESDPHRIRQIVNNLVTNAIRYTETGTVRVELRQQPGLLVFVVSDTGPGVPSAQIPRIFEEFTQLDASRTRRFEGAGMGLTIVQGLVKLFGGTVDVASTVGEGTTFTVTIPVVPVATVEPSGVEAQTEPGGARPCVLIVDDNRLIRESLSEMVAHMDYDSHALGNANDALAWLDTHRCDVVLLDLYMPERDGYTFLEDFASRGGPSAGVPVIVVSAYAPEVVRGGENGASSVFEALLKPVHYEDLKHALQRALTARHPG
- a CDS encoding ATP-binding domain-containing protein — its product is MARIVPDDWKSLEATGAAARERETLALLEKALPADYTVYHGVHWTRLNQNFSVFGEADFVIVSPAGRVMIIEQKTGFLRETPKGLVKVYLQTERNVAIALAHTIESLHRRFTAAFGAGTYFIEELLYCPDHVVKDAAIAGVNPARIVDATRRERLAATIREALPADEPRLACASKIHHFLADELALTPDTSALVGQAGTLVTRLAGGLATWARRLEFAPFRLRVIGTAGSGKTQLAVQVMKDAVARGERPLYVCFNRPLADHIARVAPPEAKVANYHQLCDWIARDAGRAPDFESAQVFDQLEVVFADTRIEPRWQFDVLIVDEGQDFQQPWVAALERMLRPGGAWWWLEDPLQNLYMREPVALPGWTTLKETTNYRSPRDILDYLRDVLGASAPLAAALASGSPFDGSEVSVSVYDEAQAAENCIDATKRAITQALSLGFRKQDIAVLSFRGREGSAMTALDHLGPHRLRSFTGKYDLFGNPEYREGDVLVESIYRFKGQAAPCVIFTEVDFDAFDERSARKLFVGATRATMKLIIVASQRTARHLQLPEGKEK